Proteins encoded in a region of the Panicum hallii strain FIL2 chromosome 3, PHallii_v3.1, whole genome shotgun sequence genome:
- the LOC112888085 gene encoding protein NETWORKED 4B-like has protein sequence MKRTRRAQSGKSHSWWWDSHISPQNSKWLSENVEEMEKQVKEMLELIGGGEFSAEKAKAFYQQRPLLVTHVKNFHRMYRAISVRYDNVIGELRKSIPPSLQSHGSFGVSESDSETQSSSSPESDMQENMPQQKQKPGPDYLDVSVGSGVSSDVSKKGSEGSSSSSDSNSELDEAKEENGSILYALSQKIIELEDELHEARGKLNALEENHAHCQDYYVTNSKVAEHEEKLKTPDMESNNMQKDLEERDSALESPTEIDSGNEAFEAVLLEHKHEIEVLKGAMASAAKQFEVELAHRDLEIDKCKHELEVVSEKYFHDKSTLEDEHRRLQGVIKNMEGDLAKLSEEKLQLESRIEELEQAAHSLEHSASEIVKLHEVTRNTQAELEKVTEEKEFLKERANEFEQLCRALKISGTEVAMLPETIKNLEAQLEKALEENSILQDRIKELEQVMYDSLEKHSHEQSCLSSDLLKLSEAKASLEDKLSSVAAELMQVYADKEEESLNNEKQISVLNHDIADLRSKLELLSSEKATVDDRLANLLVDITTRDEKMKQMDDHLNQLQFEHAKLMAESGSARKSLSEVRVRVSELEEEVEKQKLVISESAEGKREAIRQLCFSIEHYRSGYQQLRQLLQGHRRPLVMAT, from the exons ATGAAGAGAACGCGAAGGGCGCAGTCAGGAAAATCCCACTCATGGTGGTGGGATAGCCATATTAGTCCACAAAACTCTAAGTGGCTCTCTGAGAATGTAGAAG AAATGGAGAAGCAAGTGAAAGAGATGCTGGAGCTTATTGGAGGAGGAGAATTCTCTGCAGAAAAGGCTAAGGCGTTTTACCAGCAGCGACCTTTGCTTGTCACTCATGTGAAGAACTTCCATCGCATGTATCGTGCTATTTCTGTGCGGTATGACAATGTGATTGGAGAACTGCGCAAAAGTATCCCACCATCCCTGCAATCACATGGCTCTTTTGGTGTCTCTGAATCAGATTCTGAGACACAGTCTTCCTCATCTCCAGAATCTGACATGCAAGAAAATATGCCACAGCAGAAGCAAAAACCTGGACCAGATTACCTTGATGTTTCCGTTGGCTCTGGTGTTAGCTCTGATGTATCGAAGAAGGGGAGTGAAggttcttcttcatcttcagaTTCTAATTCAGAGCTTGACGAGGCAAAAGAGGAAAATGGAAGTATCCTTTATGCCCTGAGCCAAAAAATCATTGAGCTAGAAGATGAGCTTCACGAAGCTAGGGGAAAGCTCAATGCTTTAGAGGAAAATCATGCACATTGCCAGGATTATTATGTTACCAACTCAAAAGTCGCTGAACATGAGGAAAAACTAAAGACTCCAGATATGGAATCCAACAACATGCAGAAAGACCTCGAAGAAAGGGATTCTGCTTTAGAGAGCCCGACAGAAATCGACAGTGGAAATGAAGCATTCGAAGCTGTGCTGTTGGAGCACAAACATGAGATCGAAGTGCTGAAGGGAGCAATGGCCTCAGCTGCTAAGCAGTTTGAGGTTGAATTGGCACATCGTGACCTTGAAATTGATAAGTGCAAGCATGAGCTTGAAGTAGTCTCAGAGAAGTATTTCCATGATAAGTCTACTCTTGAGGATGAGCATAGAAGGCTCCAGGGAGTCATCAAGAATATGGAAGGTGACCTAGCAAAATTGTCAGAGGAGAAATTGCAGCTCGAGTCTCGGATTGAAGAACTTGAGCAGGCAGCTCACAGCTTAGAACATTCAGCTTCCGagatagtgaagctgcatgaaGTAACAAGGAATACACAAGCAGAATTAGAAAAGGTTACAGAGGAGAAAGAATTCCTCAAGGAACGTGCTAACGAATTTGAGCAGCTTTGTAGGGCCCTCAAGATTTCAGGTACAGAGGTTGCAATGCTACCAGAAACCATCAAGAACCTGGAAGCCCAGCTAGAGAAAGCCTTGGAAGAGAACTCAATACTTCAAGACCGGATCAAGGAGCTGGAGCAGGTTATGTATGATTCTTTGGAGAAACATTCACATGAGCAGTCCTGTCTTAGTTCTGATCTTTTGAAGTTATCTGAAGCGAAAGCTTCTCTTGAAGACAAATTGTCCTCTGTAGCAGCAGAGCTTATGCAAGTTTATGCTGACAAGGAAGAAGAATCTCTCAATAATGAGAAGCAAATTTCTGTGCTGAATCATGATATTGCTGATCTCAGGAGCAAGCTTGAATTGTTGTCATCTGAGAAAGCCACAGTTGATGATAGGTTGGCCAATCTGCTAGTTGATATTACAACTCGTGATGAAAAGATGAAGCAGATGGACGACCACCTGAATCAGCTTCAGTTTGAGCATGCCAAGCTGATGGCAGAGTCTGGCTCTGCCCGCAAGTCCTTGTCAGAGGTGCGTGTGCGGGTTTctgagctggaggaagaggtCGAGAAACAGAAGCTTGTGATATCCGAGAGCGCAGAGGGAAAGCGAGAGGCCATCAGGCAGCTGTGCTTCTCCATTGAACACTACCGCAGCGGGTATCAGCAGCTGCGGCAGCTGCTGCAAGGCCACAGGAGGCCATTGGTGATGGCAACCTGA